In a genomic window of Brassica napus cultivar Da-Ae unplaced genomic scaffold, Da-Ae ScsIHWf_764;HRSCAF=1103, whole genome shotgun sequence:
- the LOC125605529 gene encoding uncharacterized protein LOC125605529, producing the protein MEEASSSSSIDSILEFLRKNRFMRAEAALISELSNSNSSSNGVKSKVSEGRDKNQVSDELVVKEIQCGSATETHHHQQMNDVSVQTQSPSSLWEDRFTFSESLVDTELDLPPWNHADSEVYSIDPSITSFVNPRSSKPSSHDKVPSQVCQYDHGKASQSLEDDSMAAIQEGFITTSWPRSEERTDHWKDCSVTTVYPLSKGSTSTKDIGVSVLDKRQGKKKVGASDSKAVIKEQDDDDVETDLYLGKSLSGYEVKNLSGFAFSLAHDGTREDLPRLPHVRIKSEDKSMNYTSEEKHERDVLDEKLINAENGFLIGSYLDVPIGQEIHSSGGRIAGGGNWLSVSQGLAEDASDLIFGFGNGLGDLAEHSNEYWDSDEYDDDDDVGYIRQPIEDEAWFLGHEVDYPSEHEPGSVPDTQDKSQTKNDDEHSFAEEDSYFSGEQYVLAKGVEPVTTKEPDLAARYDGELMDATELSLMRAEPVWQGLVTHENDLVLSNKGDNGGRFCSKDIRAEDDRNAAVRSIGVGISDDVDDNGSVAPDYFPGEGSEWDLELLPHRQVGATSTSVKPPPGKGASIKSFTNGGFSFPSPVPDGQTSHEDSTNPVWSNPAVRNENYGPKGLTESNSMVDRNGEKVESSRSSSPSAVSHSSYTGREHCKEEDEEETSPAPEEDPGTSFEDEDAIVVQEQVRQIKAQEQEFETFNLKIVHRKNRTGFEEDKNFHVVLNSVIAGRYHVTEHLGSAAFSKAIQAHDLHTGIDVCVKIIKNNKDFFDQSLDEIKLLKYVNQHDPADKYHLLRLYDYFYFREHLLIVCELLKANLYEFQKFNRESGGEVYFTMPRLQSITIQCLEALNFLHGLGLIHCDLKPENILIKSYSRCEIKVIDLGSSCFETDHLCSYVQSRSYRAPEVILGLPYDKKIDIWSLGCILAELCSGNVLFQNDSPATLLARVIGIIGSIDQQMLAKGPDTCKYFTKNHLLYERNQESNNLEYLIPKKSSLRRRLPMGDQGFIDFVAHLLQVDPKKRPSASEALKHPWLTHPYEPISP; encoded by the exons ATGGAGGAAGCTAGCTCCTCCTCCTCTATagactccattttggagtttcTCCGGAAGAACCGTTTCATGAGAGCTGAAGCTGCGTTGATTAGTGAGCTTTCCAACAGCAACTCAAGCTCAAATGGTGTGAAAAGCAAGGTCTCTGAAGGCCGAGACAAGAACCAAGTTTCTGATGAATTAGTTGTCAAAGAGATACAATGCGGATCCGCCACTGAgactcatcatcatcagcaaATGAATGATGTTTCTGTTCAGACACAAAGTCCCTCATCATTATGGGAGGACAGGTTCACTTTTTCCGAAAGTTTAGTAGATACCGAGCTTGATTTACCTCCATGGAACCATGCTGACTCTGAGGTGTACAGTATCGATCCAAGTATAACAAGCTTTGTGAATCCAAGAAGCTCAAAACCATCTAGTCATGACAAGGTTCCTAGCCAGGTATGTCAGTATGACCATGGCAAAGCATCTCAATCCTTGGAAGATGATAGTATGGCTGCGATACAAGAAGGATTTATCACCACCTCATGGCCAAGAAGCGAAGAGCGCACAGACCATTGGAAGGATTGTTCTGTTACAACTGTTTATCCATTGTCCAAAGGGAGCACGTCAACAAAGGATATAGGTGTGTCCGTTTTAGACAAAAGGCAAGGGAAGAAAAAGGTTGGCGCGAGTGATTCAAAGGCTGTTATTAAGGAgcaggatgatgatgatgtggaGACAGATCTATACCTTGGAAAGTCACTTTCTGGCTATGAAGTTAAGAATCTTAGCGGCTTTGCATTTTCTCTGGCTCATGATGGTACGAGGGAAGACTTACCAAGGCTGCCGCATGTGAGAATCAAGTCAGAGGATAAATCAATGAACTATACTTCAGAAGAGAAACATGAGCGAGACGTTTTGGACGAGAAGCTAATCAATGCTGAGAATGGTTTCCTTATAGGTTCTTATCTAGATGTTCCTATTGGACAAGAAATCCATTCATCAG GTGGCAGAATAGCTGGGGGAGGAAACTGGTTGTCTGTAAGTCAGGGACTAGCAGAAGATGCATCTGACTTGATTTTTGGCTTTGGCAATGGACTAGGTGATCTCGCCGAACATTCAAATGAGTATTGGGACTCTGATGAATACGACGACGATGATGATGTTGGTTACATTAGGCAACCAATTGAGGATGAGGCCTGGTTTTTGGGTCATGAAGTTGACTATCCTAGCGAACATGAGCCTGGAAGTGTTCCTGATACTCAGGATAAAAGTCAGACCAAGAATGATGATGAGCATTCATTTGCTGAGGAGGACTCTTATTTCTCTGGTGAACAATATGTGCTAGCCAAAGGGGTTGAGCCAGTTACAACTAAGGAACCTGATTTAGCTGCTAGATATGACGGGGAACTGATGGATGCAACGGAGCTGAGTTTGATGCGAGCTGAGCCTGTGTGGCAGGGACTTGTCACACATGAAAACGATCTAGTTTTGTCGAACAAAGGGGATAACGGTGGTAGGTTCTGTTCAAAGGATATCCGCGCAGAAGATGATCGAAATGCTGCAGTTAGGTCAATTGGTGTAGGAATCAGTGATGATGTTGATGACAATGGGAGTGTAGCACCTGATTACTTTCCTGGAGAAGGTAGTGAATGGGACCTGGAGCTTCTTCCTCATCGCCAAGTTGGAGCTACTAGTACTAGTGTTAAGCCTCCACCTGGTAAAGGTGCAAGTATAAAAAGTTTTACAAATGGTGGGTTCTCCTTTCCTTCTCCAGTACCTGATGGACAAACCTCTCATGAAGATTCCACGAACCCTGTATGGTCAAACCCTGctgtgagaaatgaaaattatgGACCAAAGGGGCTGACTGAGTCCAATAGTATGGTTGATAGGAATGGCGAGAAGGTTGAAAGTTCAAGAAGTTCTTCTCCATCTGCAGTCTCCCACAGTTCTTATACAGGGAGAGAGCACTgcaaggaagaagatgaggaagaaACTAGTCCTGCGCCGGAAGAAGATCCTGGGACCTCGTTTGAGGATGAAGATGCTATCGTGGTCCAAGAGCAAGTAAGACAGATTAAAGCCCAAGAGCAGGAGTTTGAAACTTTCAATCTGAAGATTGTTCACAGGAAAAACAG GACTGGTTTTGAGGAGGATAAGAACTTCCATGTGGTTTTGAACTCTGTCATAGCTGGTCGTTATCATGTCACTGAGCATCTTGGATCAGCAGCTTTTAGCAAAGCAATACAAGCACATGACCTCCACACAGGCATTGATGTCTGTGTAAAGATCATAAAGAACAACAAAGACTTCTTTGACCAGAGCCTTGACGAGATCAAACTTCTCAAGTATGTCAATCAGCATGATCCTGCTGACAAGTACCATCTCCTTAGATTGTATGACTACTTCTACTTTCGG GAGCACTTGTTAATAGTATGTGAACTTCTCAAGGCAAACTTGTATGAGTTCCAAAAGTTTAACAGAGAATCAGGTGGAGAAGTTTATTTCACAATGCCAAGATTGCAG TCAATTACTATCCAGTGCTTGGAAGCATTGAACTTTCTGCACGGTCTCGGCCTTATACACTGCGACttaaaacctgaaaacatacttaTCAAAAGCTACAGCAGATGCGAAATCAAAGTTATTGATCTAGGAAGTAGCTGTTTCGAGACGGATCATCTCTGCTCTTATGTCCAGTCTAGATCTTACCGTGCTCCAGAAGTCATCCTCGGGCTTCCGTATGATAAAAAGATCGATATCTGGTCACTTGGCTGCATTTTGGCTGAACTGTGTTCCGGAAAC GTTCTGTTTCAAAATGATTCTCCGGCTACTTTGCTTGCAAGGGTCATTGGTATAATCGGATCCATTGATCAACAAATGCTTGCAAAAGGACCTGATACATGCAAATACTTCACCAAAAATCATTTGTTATACGAGAGGAACCAG GAGAGTAACAATTTGGAATACCTGATACCTAAAAAGTCATCGCTAAGGCGTAGACTGCCAATGGGTGACCAAGGCTTTATAGACTTTGTGGCACACTTGCTCCAAGTTGATCCAAAGAAACGCCCTTCTGCGTCAGAAGCTCTTAAGCATCCATGGTTGACTCATCCCTACGAACCGATATCTCCATGA